Proteins from a single region of Deltaproteobacteria bacterium:
- a CDS encoding NUDIX domain-containing protein, translating into MRARRLPHGSTYVLVFNRRGELFVHLRSPDKDVYPGRWDVAVGGVLAAGESFDEGARREVREELGVELEPEPLFPLRWADEHTVVHGMVYRARHDGPFRLQPEEIVRGEFLALEAVAARAAREPFCPDGLAALVEYRRRPGGRE; encoded by the coding sequence ATGCGCGCGCGCCGCCTGCCGCACGGCTCGACCTACGTCCTCGTCTTCAACCGGCGGGGCGAGCTCTTCGTCCACCTGCGCTCTCCCGACAAGGACGTCTACCCGGGGCGCTGGGACGTCGCCGTCGGCGGCGTGCTCGCGGCGGGCGAGTCGTTCGACGAGGGCGCACGCCGCGAGGTGCGCGAGGAGCTCGGCGTCGAGCTCGAGCCCGAGCCGCTCTTCCCGCTTCGCTGGGCGGACGAGCACACCGTGGTGCACGGCATGGTGTACCGCGCGCGGCACGACGGCCCCTTCCGCCTCCAGCCCGAGGAGATCGTGCGCGGCGAGTTCCTCGCCCTGGAGGCGGTCGCGGCGCGCGCCGCGCGCGAGCCGTTCTGCCCCGACGGCCTGGCCGCCCTGGTCGAGTACCGCCGCCGGCCGGGCGGCCGTGAATGA
- a CDS encoding molybdenum cofactor guanylyltransferase has protein sequence MSTHAGRAVDTAEPAGTFACRMTASVAGVIVAGGRASRMGGRDKAFAAVGGEPIAVRTIRLFHDLFPQVLVATNRPERFRGLGVETVADRFPGCGPLAGIHAALLAARHPYAFVAACDMPGLDPHVIRFLLARIGGADAVVPRWQGDVEPLHAVYAARCLPATEASLRAGRPTLRDFLGTIRVDYVSEAELGRVRGAAASLVNVNTPEELAAVGGRFEEPWG, from the coding sequence ATGTCAACCCACGCGGGTCGGGCGGTTGACACGGCGGAGCCGGCCGGTACCTTTGCCTGCCGCATGACCGCCTCGGTCGCGGGGGTGATCGTCGCCGGCGGGCGCGCCTCTCGCATGGGCGGGCGCGACAAGGCATTCGCCGCGGTGGGCGGCGAGCCGATCGCGGTGCGGACGATCCGGTTGTTCCACGATCTCTTTCCCCAGGTCCTGGTGGCGACCAACCGCCCCGAGCGCTTCCGCGGCCTCGGCGTCGAGACGGTCGCCGACCGCTTCCCGGGCTGCGGGCCGCTGGCGGGCATCCACGCGGCGCTGCTCGCGGCACGACACCCGTACGCCTTCGTCGCCGCGTGCGACATGCCGGGGCTCGACCCGCACGTCATCCGCTTCCTGCTGGCCCGCATCGGCGGTGCCGATGCCGTCGTGCCGCGCTGGCAGGGCGACGTCGAGCCACTGCACGCCGTGTACGCGGCGCGTTGCCTCCCGGCGACGGAGGCGAGCCTGCGCGCCGGCCGCCCGACGCTCCGCGACTTCCTCGGCACGATCCGCGTCGACTACGTGAGCGAGGCCGAGCTCGGCCGGGTGCGCGGCGCGGCGGCGAGCCTGGTCAACGTGAACACGCCCGAGGAGCTGGCGGCGGTGGGCGGCCGCTTCGAGGAGCCCTGGGGGTGA
- a CDS encoding NAD-dependent deacylase encodes MEAWELEVLERAAECLARARYLIALTGAGLSVESGIPPFRGPGGLWTKHGEPPMDGYQRFLRDPRRAWEERLNPAGPMRELWEALAAARPNPGHTALAELEELGVLKCTITQNVDNLHRAAGSERLLEIHGNATLIRCIECIARYPRESIDFAELPPRCPSCRGILKSDTVSFGEPIPPDVLDRCFEEAERADCMIVAGTSATVYPAAQFPITIHQRGGDLLEVNPYDSEITPLCRHALRGPAGEILPQLVERLRARL; translated from the coding sequence ATGGAAGCGTGGGAGCTCGAGGTCCTCGAACGCGCGGCCGAGTGTCTCGCCCGCGCGCGCTACCTGATCGCGCTCACCGGGGCTGGCCTGTCGGTGGAGAGCGGCATCCCACCCTTCCGTGGGCCCGGCGGCCTGTGGACCAAGCATGGCGAGCCGCCCATGGACGGCTACCAGCGCTTCCTCCGGGACCCGCGGCGCGCCTGGGAGGAGCGGCTCAACCCGGCGGGCCCCATGCGCGAGCTCTGGGAGGCGCTCGCGGCGGCGCGGCCGAACCCCGGCCACACGGCGCTGGCGGAGCTCGAGGAGCTCGGCGTCCTCAAATGCACGATCACGCAGAACGTGGACAACCTGCACCGCGCCGCGGGCAGCGAGCGCCTGCTCGAGATCCACGGCAACGCGACCTTGATCCGCTGCATCGAGTGCATCGCGCGCTACCCGCGCGAGTCGATCGACTTCGCCGAGCTGCCGCCGCGTTGCCCGAGCTGCCGCGGGATATTGAAGAGCGACACGGTGTCCTTCGGCGAGCCGATCCCGCCCGACGTCCTCGACCGCTGCTTCGAGGAGGCCGAGCGGGCCGACTGCATGATCGTCGCCGGTACCTCGGCGACCGTCTACCCGGCGGCGCAGTTCCCGATCACCATCCACCAGCGCGGTGGTGACCTGCTGGAAGTCAACCCCTACGACTCGGAGATCACCCCGCTCTGCCGCCACGCGCTGCGCGGGCCGGCGGGGGAGATCCTGCCGCAGCTGGTCGAGCGGCTGCGGGCGCGGCTGTAG
- a CDS encoding Zn-ribbon domain-containing OB-fold protein produces the protein MPEYSGPLPLPTPETRPFWEAARRHELSLQRCRTCGAHVFYPRAVCPRCLGADLEWRRVSGRGRLHTFTVVHRGARNFPLPVPYVIAIVELDEGPRMMTNLVGIAPDPAKITIGMPVEVVFEDVSPEVALPRFRPA, from the coding sequence ATGCCCGAGTACAGCGGACCGCTCCCCCTCCCCACGCCCGAGACGCGTCCCTTCTGGGAGGCGGCGCGGCGGCACGAGCTCTCGCTGCAGCGCTGCCGCACGTGCGGCGCGCACGTCTTCTACCCGCGCGCCGTCTGCCCGCGCTGCCTCGGCGCCGATCTCGAGTGGCGGCGCGTCTCCGGGCGCGGCCGGCTGCACACCTTCACGGTGGTGCACCGCGGGGCCCGGAACTTTCCCCTCCCGGTGCCCTACGTGATCGCGATCGTCGAGCTCGACGAGGGCCCGCGGATGATGACCAACCTGGTCGGCATTGCGCCCGACCCGGCGAAGATCACGATCGGCATGCCGGTCGAGGTCGTGTTCGAGGACGTGTCGCCCGAGGTCGCGCTGCCGCGCTTCCGGCCCGCATGA
- a CDS encoding thiolase, which yields MRGRVAIVGAAEADEHGKLPHKSAFQLHAEAARNALADAGLRKDAVDAVFSAGLWMGSETAEYLGIRPRYIDGTQIGGCSFIAHVEHAMAAIAAGVCEVALITHGESGASRIGMPGTRFGPDSWRLQFEQPFGLAGPPTGYALAAARHMHEFGTTSEQLAEVAVATRKWAQLNPRALMRDPLTVEDVLASRMISWPLHLLDCCLVTDAGGAVVVTSAERARDCLQRPVYVLGTGEASTHVMVSQMPDFARWEAARMAGERAFAMAGVTPADVDVAQVYDAFTIVPIMALEALGFCREGEGGAFVAGQRTAPGGDFPMNTNGGGLSYTHSGMYGMFTLVEAVRQLRGECGPRQVAGARIALCHGLGGMFSAAATLIAGTEVP from the coding sequence ATGAGGGGCCGAGTCGCCATCGTGGGCGCGGCCGAGGCGGACGAGCACGGGAAGCTGCCGCACAAGTCGGCCTTCCAGCTCCATGCCGAGGCGGCGCGCAACGCGCTCGCCGACGCGGGGCTCCGCAAGGACGCGGTCGACGCCGTCTTCAGCGCCGGCCTGTGGATGGGCTCGGAGACCGCCGAGTACCTGGGCATCCGCCCACGCTACATCGACGGCACGCAGATCGGCGGCTGCTCCTTCATCGCGCACGTCGAGCACGCGATGGCGGCCATCGCGGCGGGCGTGTGCGAGGTCGCGCTCATCACGCACGGCGAGAGCGGCGCCTCGCGCATCGGCATGCCCGGCACGCGCTTCGGTCCCGACTCGTGGCGGCTCCAGTTCGAGCAGCCCTTCGGCCTGGCCGGCCCGCCGACGGGCTACGCGCTCGCCGCCGCCCGCCACATGCACGAGTTCGGGACGACGAGCGAGCAGCTCGCCGAGGTCGCGGTCGCGACCCGCAAGTGGGCGCAGCTGAACCCCCGTGCCTTGATGCGCGATCCGCTCACGGTGGAGGACGTGCTCGCCTCGCGCATGATCTCCTGGCCGCTTCATCTCCTCGACTGCTGCCTCGTGACCGACGCCGGCGGGGCGGTGGTGGTGACCTCGGCCGAGCGCGCGCGCGACTGCCTCCAGCGGCCGGTCTACGTGCTCGGCACGGGCGAGGCGTCCACCCACGTCATGGTGAGCCAGATGCCGGACTTCGCGCGTTGGGAGGCGGCGCGCATGGCGGGCGAGCGCGCCTTCGCCATGGCGGGCGTCACGCCCGCCGACGTCGACGTGGCCCAGGTCTACGACGCGTTCACGATCGTGCCGATCATGGCGCTGGAAGCCCTCGGCTTCTGCAGGGAGGGCGAGGGCGGCGCGTTCGTCGCGGGCCAGCGTACCGCGCCGGGCGGCGACTTCCCGATGAACACCAACGGCGGCGGCCTCTCCTACACGCACAGCGGCATGTACGGGATGTTCACGCTGGTCGAGGCGGTGCGGCAGCTGCGCGGCGAGTGCGGGCCCCGGCAGGTCGCCGGCGCCAGGATCGCCCTCTGCCACGGTCTCGGCGGCATGTTCAGCGCCGCGGCGACGCTGATCGCAGGCACCGAGGTCCCATGA
- a CDS encoding glutaredoxin family protein — MMHAAPVLLYTRTGCPYCAAMRAELAARGVAVREVNLTEHPEAVAELLKVTRGRRIVPVVVGGGRIEIAPEGGSSF; from the coding sequence ATGATGCATGCGGCGCCCGTCCTTCTCTACACCAGGACCGGCTGCCCGTACTGCGCGGCGATGCGCGCCGAGCTCGCGGCGCGCGGCGTGGCCGTGCGCGAGGTCAACCTCACGGAGCACCCCGAGGCGGTCGCCGAGCTGCTCAAGGTGACGCGCGGGCGGCGGATCGTGCCCGTCGTGGTCGGGGGCGGGCGGATCGAGATCGCGCCGGAGGGCGGGTCCTCGTTCTGA
- a CDS encoding DUF3553 domain-containing protein encodes MPPRLYLRLGDRVFHTDHEEWGEGAVVEEMTSVLEGGTCLVRIMFADGRQRTFHNDLESNLCCYFFGLRKHWRGAARVLFEPEAPRGRAPRRRLP; translated from the coding sequence ATGCCGCCGCGCCTCTACCTCCGTCTCGGCGACCGTGTCTTCCATACCGATCACGAGGAGTGGGGCGAGGGTGCCGTGGTCGAGGAGATGACCTCGGTCCTCGAGGGCGGCACCTGCCTCGTGCGCATCATGTTCGCCGACGGCCGCCAGCGCACCTTCCACAACGACCTGGAGAGCAACCTCTGCTGCTACTTCTTCGGGCTGCGCAAGCACTGGCGGGGCGCCGCGCGGGTCCTCTTCGAGCCGGAGGCACCGCGCGGCCGCGCGCCGCGGCGCCGGCTACCGTGA
- a CDS encoding LLM class flavin-dependent oxidoreductase, which translates to MDRLALGLMPLRDASPRDVVAWSQRAEALGFEAVFISESYGDSLAYAEAVALATDRLRVGTAITNVYLRQPTLLAEQAAAAQEFSGGRLLLGLGVGHRAVNEPLGIDMGDPLGKMRQVIGTLRSAWTSGPHQPRPAIQPKLLAAALAERMIELAGELTDGPIFNLFPLARYPRALAALGRGAARAGRDPGALQVCHFTTCYLADDGAAALREAKRMLARYANLPFYGNMLAASGFRAEVEAVRVAWRTRDVARAEAAVSDALADAVTLAGDPAHCRARLAAYRRAGASLAIVFPNPVGESRAAAVERTLTAFAPRGSL; encoded by the coding sequence ATGGACCGCCTTGCGCTCGGCCTGATGCCCCTCCGGGACGCCTCGCCGCGCGACGTCGTCGCGTGGTCGCAGCGAGCGGAGGCGCTCGGCTTCGAGGCGGTCTTCATCTCGGAGTCGTACGGCGACTCGCTCGCCTACGCCGAGGCGGTGGCGCTCGCGACCGACCGCCTGCGCGTCGGCACGGCGATCACCAACGTCTACCTCCGCCAGCCGACGCTGCTCGCCGAGCAGGCCGCCGCGGCGCAGGAGTTCTCGGGCGGCCGTCTCCTGCTGGGTCTCGGCGTCGGGCACCGCGCCGTCAACGAGCCGCTCGGCATCGACATGGGCGACCCGCTCGGGAAGATGCGCCAGGTGATCGGCACGCTGCGCAGCGCGTGGACCAGCGGACCGCACCAGCCGCGGCCGGCGATCCAGCCGAAGCTCCTGGCCGCCGCCCTCGCCGAGCGCATGATCGAGCTCGCGGGCGAGCTGACCGACGGGCCGATCTTCAATCTCTTCCCGCTCGCGCGCTACCCGCGTGCGCTGGCCGCGCTCGGCCGCGGCGCGGCGCGCGCCGGGCGCGATCCCGGCGCGCTCCAGGTCTGCCACTTCACCACCTGCTACCTCGCCGACGACGGGGCGGCAGCGCTCCGGGAGGCGAAGCGCATGCTCGCACGCTACGCGAACCTGCCCTTCTACGGCAACATGCTGGCCGCGAGCGGCTTCCGCGCCGAGGTGGAGGCGGTGCGCGTCGCGTGGCGGACGCGGGACGTGGCGCGCGCCGAGGCGGCGGTGAGCGACGCGCTGGCCGACGCGGTGACGCTCGCGGGTGATCCGGCGCACTGCCGCGCGCGGCTCGCCGCCTACCGCAGGGCGGGGGCGAGCCTCGCGATCGTGTTCCCCAATCCGGTCGGCGAGTCGCGCGCGGCCGCGGTCGAGCGCACGCTCACGGCCTTCGCGCCACGCGGTTCCCTTTGA